In Simplicispira sp. 125, one DNA window encodes the following:
- a CDS encoding GGDEF domain-containing protein, with protein sequence MKPILQNLVEMTGHRDHLRLAVSVLSTLQSLSSVVQVRSLEVFTVNDAYFVRPITWMDKGQWVSAESEAAQDPLRQPITEIPALLECIQARSASAAATLGRGRYCLWLPVWMHDKVTTCLEVIQSRPFSAQKLDVITSVFHVYKNYQSLLDYSERDALTGLFNRKTFDEQFSRFTSNDPGERPQAIASMEEDADAPPDTMQQWLAVVDIDHFKMVNDRFGHLYGDEVLILVANILRSSFRSHDRIFRFGGEEFVVLLRSTSLSTAHKVFNRFRKNVEDYYFPQVGQVTVSVGFVSTDKGSPVEILGQADQALYFAKENGRNQVRYYDDLVAEGHFQSKVSNDDVELF encoded by the coding sequence ATGAAACCCATCCTGCAAAACTTGGTTGAAATGACCGGCCACCGCGATCACTTGCGGCTGGCGGTGTCGGTGCTGTCCACGCTGCAGTCGCTCAGCTCCGTCGTGCAGGTACGTTCACTGGAAGTTTTTACCGTCAACGACGCCTACTTCGTGCGCCCCATCACCTGGATGGACAAAGGCCAATGGGTTTCTGCCGAAAGCGAAGCAGCCCAAGACCCCTTGCGCCAGCCCATCACGGAAATACCCGCTTTGCTGGAATGCATCCAGGCGCGCAGCGCCAGTGCTGCCGCAACCCTGGGCCGGGGGCGCTATTGCCTATGGCTGCCCGTCTGGATGCATGACAAGGTGACAACCTGTCTCGAAGTCATCCAGTCGCGCCCCTTTTCGGCCCAAAAACTCGATGTGATCACCAGCGTCTTTCACGTCTACAAAAACTACCAGAGCTTGCTGGACTACAGCGAGCGCGATGCGCTGACCGGCCTGTTCAACCGCAAGACTTTCGACGAGCAGTTCTCACGCTTCACATCCAACGACCCTGGGGAGCGGCCCCAGGCCATCGCCAGCATGGAGGAAGACGCCGACGCCCCCCCGGACACCATGCAGCAATGGCTGGCTGTGGTGGACATTGACCATTTCAAAATGGTCAATGACCGATTCGGACACCTGTATGGCGATGAAGTGCTGATCCTGGTCGCCAACATTCTGCGCTCCTCGTTCCGCAGCCATGACCGCATTTTCCGCTTTGGCGGCGAGGAGTTCGTGGTGCTGTTGCGATCGACCAGCCTGTCAACAGCGCACAAGGTTTTCAACCGATTCCGCAAGAACGTCGAAGACTACTATTTTCCGCAGGTGGGGCAGGTCACCGTCAGCGTGGGTTTTGTCTCTACCGACAAAGGCTCCCCCGTGGAAATCCTGGGCCAGGCTGACCAAGCCTTGTATTTCGCCAAGGAAAACGGGCGCAACCAGGTGCGCTACTACGACGACCTCGTGGCCGAGGGGCATTTCCAATCCAAGGTCAGCAACGACGACGTGGAGCTTTTCTAA
- the trmB gene encoding tRNA (guanosine(46)-N7)-methyltransferase TrmB produces MDASLQLISVTATHSTAPAPAAPCSNAATPDDRSPPAGNAPVGVAYPKTIKSFVRRAGRTTTGQAKAFEDLGPRFVVPYTAAVLDATALFGRSAPLVLEIGFGMGEATAHIARVRPEDNFLCCEVHEPGVGALLKRIGEQGQTNIRIVQHDAVEVLDHMLAPASLDGVHIFFPDPWHKKKHNKRRLIQQPLIAKLAARLKPGGYIHCATDWQPYAEQMLQVLGAEPLLANTAEGYAPQPEYRPLTKFENRGLRLGHGVWDLVFRRRPLGTD; encoded by the coding sequence ATGGATGCCTCTCTACAATTGATCTCTGTGACCGCAACGCATTCCACCGCTCCCGCTCCCGCCGCTCCGTGCAGCAATGCTGCAACGCCGGACGATCGCTCTCCGCCCGCTGGCAACGCACCCGTCGGCGTAGCCTACCCCAAGACCATCAAGAGCTTTGTGCGCCGGGCCGGGCGCACTACCACCGGCCAGGCCAAAGCCTTCGAAGACCTGGGGCCGCGCTTTGTCGTCCCGTACACCGCCGCTGTGCTAGACGCCACAGCCTTATTTGGTCGCAGTGCCCCGCTGGTGCTAGAGATCGGCTTCGGCATGGGCGAAGCCACGGCGCATATCGCCCGTGTACGGCCAGAGGACAACTTCCTGTGCTGCGAAGTGCACGAACCCGGTGTTGGCGCCTTGCTCAAACGCATCGGCGAGCAGGGCCAGACGAACATACGCATCGTGCAACACGACGCCGTAGAGGTGCTGGACCACATGCTGGCCCCTGCAAGCCTGGACGGCGTGCACATCTTCTTTCCCGACCCTTGGCACAAAAAGAAACACAACAAGCGGCGCCTCATCCAGCAGCCTCTGATCGCCAAACTGGCGGCACGACTCAAGCCCGGCGGCTACATCCATTGCGCCACCGACTGGCAGCCTTATGCCGAGCAGATGCTGCAAGTGCTCGGCGCAGAACCCTTGCTGGCCAACACCGCCGAGGGTTATGCACCGCAACCCGAATATCGTCCGCTGACCAAGTTCGAAAATCGCGGCCTGCGCCTGGGACACGGTGTATGGGACCTGGTTTTTCGGCGCCGTCCGCTGGGCACTGACTGA